The proteins below come from a single Plantactinospora sp. KBS50 genomic window:
- a CDS encoding L,D-transpeptidase family protein, with translation MTRTRLAIRLLMVAVVTLVGAGACTFGPQEHQSGQGGSVPVAAESEVTGASGLPGSAQPTGAAPGPSSAQPASPQPTRSGSPGPSPTPSASPSSACPQGERQREVEKYLAQLGGFGTVEVDGRQSDTDCAAIKRFQRRYGILPAAGRAGPTTYDVARRLASTDTSDCRAGSGTTFCVDLTNQTVWVMRSGKVVMAPTVTRTGMAGYATVSGSYAINYRNKREWSNPYEVWMPLWQRFYGGMGFHQTTTYLHNKSIGSHGCVNLLPADAQRLWELGSVGTHVRLFGRRPGT, from the coding sequence ATGACTCGAACACGTCTCGCGATCCGCCTGTTGATGGTGGCGGTGGTCACGCTGGTCGGTGCCGGAGCGTGCACGTTCGGGCCGCAGGAGCACCAGTCGGGTCAAGGCGGATCCGTGCCGGTGGCCGCGGAGAGCGAGGTAACGGGGGCGAGCGGTTTGCCCGGCTCCGCCCAGCCTACCGGCGCCGCTCCGGGTCCGTCGTCGGCGCAGCCCGCGTCACCGCAACCGACCCGGAGCGGTTCGCCGGGTCCGTCGCCGACCCCGTCGGCCTCGCCGTCGTCCGCATGCCCGCAGGGCGAGCGGCAGCGCGAGGTGGAGAAGTACCTGGCCCAGCTCGGCGGATTCGGCACGGTCGAGGTGGACGGCCGGCAGTCGGACACCGACTGCGCGGCCATCAAGCGGTTCCAGCGCCGGTACGGGATCCTTCCGGCCGCCGGTCGGGCCGGTCCGACCACGTACGACGTGGCCCGCCGGCTGGCGAGCACCGACACCAGCGACTGCCGGGCCGGCTCGGGCACCACCTTCTGCGTGGACCTGACCAACCAGACGGTCTGGGTGATGCGCAGCGGCAAGGTGGTGATGGCTCCCACGGTCACCCGGACCGGGATGGCCGGCTACGCCACCGTCTCCGGCTCGTATGCGATCAACTACCGGAACAAGCGGGAGTGGTCCAACCCGTACGAGGTGTGGATGCCGCTCTGGCAGCGCTTCTACGGCGGCATGGGATTCCACCAGACCACCACGTACCTGCACAACAAGTCCATCGGCTCGCACGGCTGCGTCAACCTGCTGCCGGCCGACGCCCAGCGGCTGTGGGAACTGGGCTCGGTGGGCACGCACGTGCGGCTCTTCGGCCGCCGCCCCGGCACCTGA
- a CDS encoding cold-shock protein: MPTGRVKWYDAAKGYGFVTSDEGGDVFLPKGALPAGVTELKGGQRIEFGVVDSRRGSQALGVKLLDAPPSVAELRRRPAEELHGLVEDMIKVLEAKVQPDLRRGRFPDRRTAQKIAQLVHAVARELEV, translated from the coding sequence GTGCCGACCGGTCGAGTGAAGTGGTACGACGCGGCCAAGGGATATGGGTTCGTCACCAGCGACGAGGGCGGCGACGTCTTCCTGCCGAAGGGCGCGCTGCCCGCTGGGGTCACCGAACTCAAGGGTGGTCAGCGGATCGAGTTCGGCGTTGTGGACAGCCGCCGGGGCTCGCAGGCGCTGGGGGTGAAGCTGCTGGACGCGCCGCCGTCCGTGGCCGAACTGCGCCGCCGTCCCGCCGAGGAACTGCACGGCCTGGTCGAGGACATGATCAAGGTGCTGGAGGCGAAGGTGCAGCCCGACCTGCGCCGGGGTCGGTTCCCGGACCGGCGGACCGCACAGAAGATCGCTCAGCTTGTGCACGCGGTGGCGCGCGAGCTGGAGGTCTGA
- a CDS encoding 1,4-dihydroxy-6-naphthoate synthase, with product MPLSLAISPCPNDTFVFHALVHGLVPGAPPVEVTYADVDVTNTAAQRGAFDLVKVSYAALPWLLEDYHLLPCGGALGRGCGPLVLTRGDRTDQGDRTDLTGATVAVPGDRTTAYLLFRLWSAGRPPGRIEIVPFHEIMPGVAAGRYDAGLVIHEARFTYPQHGLTALVDLGEWWEGDTGLPIPLGAILARRGAVDPAEAAAWVRESVRMAWADPAASHGYVLEHAQEMDPDVVRQHIALYVNEFTADLGTDGRAAVDALLGRAAAAGLVPQTSSSRATACTS from the coding sequence GTGCCGCTGTCCCTCGCGATCTCGCCCTGCCCCAACGACACGTTCGTGTTCCACGCTCTCGTGCACGGACTGGTGCCCGGCGCACCGCCGGTCGAGGTGACCTACGCCGACGTCGACGTGACCAACACGGCGGCGCAGCGCGGCGCGTTCGACCTGGTGAAGGTGAGCTACGCGGCGCTGCCGTGGCTGCTGGAGGACTACCACCTGCTGCCCTGCGGCGGCGCTCTCGGACGCGGCTGCGGCCCGCTGGTGCTCACCCGTGGCGACCGCACCGACCAAGGCGACCGCACCGACCTGACCGGCGCCACCGTGGCGGTGCCCGGCGACCGGACCACGGCGTACCTGCTGTTCCGGCTCTGGTCGGCCGGCCGGCCGCCGGGCCGGATCGAGATCGTTCCGTTCCACGAGATCATGCCGGGGGTGGCGGCCGGCCGGTACGACGCCGGGCTGGTGATCCACGAGGCCCGGTTCACCTACCCGCAGCACGGGCTCACCGCCCTGGTCGACCTCGGCGAGTGGTGGGAGGGCGACACCGGCCTGCCGATCCCGCTGGGCGCCATCCTCGCCCGGCGTGGCGCGGTGGATCCGGCCGAGGCCGCGGCCTGGGTCCGCGAATCCGTCCGGATGGCCTGGGCCGACCCGGCGGCCAGTCACGGGTACGTCCTGGAGCACGCTCAGGAGATGGACCCGGACGTGGTACGGCAGCACATCGCGCTGTATGTGAACGAATTCACGGCCGACCTCGGTACGGACGGCCGGGCCGCGGTCGACGCCCTGCTCGGACGCGCCGCGGCCGCCGGCCTGGTGCCTCAGACCTCCAGCTCGCGCGCCACCGCGTGCACAAGCTGA
- a CDS encoding DUF3027 domain-containing protein, which translates to MGDNERVSRSSTTRAPRLDQVCAAAVEVARAGIGEVDPADVGEHLTVVAEGDRLVTHFFECRLPGYQGWRWAVTVTRIPRSRSVTICETVLLPGPDALLAPGWLPWHERLQPGDLGVGDLLPTSADDERLVPGYLYSDDPGVEEAAWEIGLGRSRVMSREGRMDTAQRWYDGDHGPAAPISVAAPPAARCGTCGFYLPLAGALRQAFGVCGNFYAPDDGRAVSADHGCGAHSETLVESAEAPVEEMPTAYDDSAVEAVEAVTVAATAVDPAAGDDRS; encoded by the coding sequence ATAGGAGACAATGAACGGGTGAGCAGGTCCTCCACCACCCGCGCCCCCCGCCTCGACCAGGTGTGTGCCGCCGCTGTGGAGGTGGCGCGGGCCGGCATCGGCGAGGTCGATCCGGCAGACGTCGGCGAGCACCTCACGGTGGTGGCGGAGGGCGACCGCCTCGTCACGCACTTCTTCGAGTGCCGGCTGCCCGGCTACCAGGGCTGGCGGTGGGCGGTGACGGTGACCCGGATCCCGCGCAGCCGGTCCGTGACGATCTGCGAGACCGTCCTGCTGCCCGGGCCGGACGCGCTGCTGGCGCCCGGCTGGCTGCCCTGGCATGAGCGGCTTCAGCCCGGTGACCTCGGCGTCGGTGATCTGCTGCCGACGTCCGCGGACGACGAGCGGCTGGTGCCCGGCTACCTCTACTCGGACGATCCGGGTGTGGAGGAGGCGGCCTGGGAAATCGGCCTGGGTCGGTCCCGGGTGATGTCCCGGGAGGGCCGGATGGACACGGCCCAGCGGTGGTACGACGGCGACCACGGGCCGGCCGCGCCGATCTCCGTCGCCGCTCCGCCGGCCGCCCGCTGCGGCACCTGCGGCTTCTACCTCCCGCTGGCCGGCGCCCTGCGCCAGGCGTTCGGGGTGTGCGGCAACTTCTACGCGCCGGACGACGGCCGGGCGGTGTCGGCCGACCACGGTTGCGGCGCCCATTCGGAGACGCTTGTCGAGTCCGCCGAGGCGCCGGTCGAGGAGATGCCGACCGCGTACGACGACAGCGCGGTGGAAGCGGTGGAAGCCGTCACGGTTGCCGCGACCGCCGTCGACCCCGCCGCGGGGGACGACCGGAGCTGA
- a CDS encoding DUF2530 domain-containing protein, with translation MVPFAVGGMVLWALAGLVLLIFFRDWLAAHGHENWLWICLAGVLVGLPGLAVMRRYDAHRARRHADR, from the coding sequence ATGGTCCCGTTCGCGGTCGGCGGGATGGTGCTGTGGGCACTGGCCGGCCTGGTGCTGCTGATCTTCTTCCGCGACTGGCTGGCCGCGCACGGGCACGAGAACTGGCTGTGGATCTGCCTGGCGGGCGTCCTGGTCGGGCTGCCCGGTCTGGCCGTGATGCGCCGCTACGACGCCCACCGCGCCCGGCGGCACGCCGACCGCTGA
- a CDS encoding MarR family winged helix-turn-helix transcriptional regulator → MTERTVMAVDLPPAQLAPQLRDAITRLNRRVRQARPVGDLTMTQLSALTSVELAGALTPRELADAERVQPPTMTRTVAKLEERGLVRRSPHPTDGRQVLLSTTDAGREVLAMFERARDTWLAQRLAELTDADRETLARAAEILQQVARA, encoded by the coding sequence GTGACGGAGCGGACGGTGATGGCGGTGGACCTCCCACCGGCGCAGCTGGCACCCCAGCTGCGCGATGCGATCACCCGACTCAACCGCCGGGTACGGCAGGCCCGCCCGGTCGGCGATCTGACGATGACTCAGCTCTCCGCCCTGACCAGCGTCGAGCTGGCAGGCGCGCTGACTCCCCGTGAGCTCGCCGACGCGGAACGGGTCCAGCCACCGACGATGACCAGGACCGTGGCCAAGCTGGAGGAGCGGGGCCTCGTGCGGCGTTCGCCGCACCCGACCGACGGACGGCAGGTCCTGCTCAGCACCACGGATGCTGGGCGGGAGGTTCTGGCGATGTTCGAACGGGCCCGCGACACCTGGCTGGCGCAACGGCTCGCCGAGCTGACCGACGCCGACCGGGAGACCCTGGCCCGAGCAGCGGAGATCCTGCAACAGGTGGCCCGCGCCTGA
- a CDS encoding MFS transporter, translating into MRPQLSRTFQSLHVRNYRLFTTGQLIKLIGTWMMFVAQDWLVLRLSAPTALGIVTACQFTPVLLLTLFSGRLADRYDKRALLLIANAFWVVLAAGMSLLAISGLVQLWHVFVFAALLGVANAMETPVRQSFVSELVGTPLLPNALALNAATFNSARILGPAVAGLAIAAFDVGPVFMISAASSIAPLVCVLRMRATELHRETLPAGAVRQPARVIDGLRYVAKRPDIMLPMALMGVIAMGLFNFQLTLAALAKTVFHTSAATFGLFTTALAVGALCGAFAGSGRRGRPSVWLVIAGALATSVFGTLVGLAPAYWLVVALLPPTGFCMVFFAQAANQRVQLGVDPAFRGRVMALWVLVFLGTNPVGAPLIGWTAEHVGAGASIWMGGLLSMTAAVTALVWQLRHSGATLRLRMLPLPRFSVVPRPTDP; encoded by the coding sequence GTGCGGCCGCAGCTCAGCAGGACGTTCCAATCCCTACACGTGCGCAACTACCGGCTCTTCACGACCGGTCAGCTCATCAAGCTGATCGGTACCTGGATGATGTTCGTCGCCCAGGACTGGCTGGTCCTACGCCTGTCCGCGCCGACGGCGCTCGGCATCGTCACCGCCTGCCAGTTCACCCCCGTGTTGCTGCTCACGCTCTTCTCCGGGCGGCTGGCGGACCGGTACGACAAGCGGGCACTGCTGCTCATCGCGAACGCGTTCTGGGTGGTGCTGGCGGCCGGGATGAGCCTGCTGGCCATCAGCGGCCTGGTGCAGCTGTGGCACGTGTTCGTGTTCGCGGCCCTGCTCGGCGTGGCGAACGCGATGGAGACGCCGGTCCGGCAGTCCTTCGTCTCGGAGCTGGTCGGCACGCCGCTGCTGCCGAACGCGCTCGCGCTGAACGCGGCCACCTTCAACTCCGCCCGCATCCTCGGCCCGGCCGTCGCCGGCCTCGCGATCGCCGCGTTCGACGTCGGTCCGGTGTTCATGATCTCGGCCGCCAGTTCGATCGCCCCGCTGGTCTGCGTGCTGCGGATGCGCGCGACCGAGCTGCACCGGGAGACACTGCCGGCCGGTGCCGTCCGGCAGCCCGCCCGGGTGATCGACGGGCTGCGGTACGTCGCCAAGCGGCCGGACATCATGCTGCCGATGGCGCTGATGGGCGTGATCGCCATGGGGCTGTTCAACTTCCAGCTCACCCTGGCGGCGCTGGCCAAGACGGTGTTCCACACCTCGGCCGCCACCTTCGGACTGTTCACCACCGCGCTCGCGGTCGGCGCGCTGTGCGGGGCGTTCGCCGGCAGCGGGCGGCGCGGCCGACCGTCGGTGTGGCTGGTCATCGCCGGTGCGCTGGCCACCTCCGTGTTCGGCACGCTGGTCGGGCTGGCCCCGGCGTACTGGCTGGTGGTGGCCCTGCTGCCGCCGACCGGATTCTGCATGGTCTTCTTCGCCCAGGCCGCCAACCAGCGGGTTCAGCTCGGCGTCGACCCCGCGTTCCGCGGTCGGGTGATGGCGCTGTGGGTGCTGGTCTTCCTCGGTACCAACCCGGTCGGCGCCCCGCTGATCGGCTGGACGGCCGAGCACGTCGGCGCGGGTGCCAGCATCTGGATGGGCGGCCTGCTGTCGATGACCGCCGCGGTCACCGCGCTGGTCTGGCAGCTACGGCACAGCGGCGCCACGCTGCGGCTCCGGATGCTTCCGCTGCCCCGGTTCTCCGTGGTGCCGCGGCCGACCGACCCGTGA
- a CDS encoding maleylpyruvate isomerase N-terminal domain-containing protein — MDRKRYLECLAADERRLRELAGGADLATPVPSCPDWTLADLVEHVALVYLHKVESMRHGRPRRWPPADVEPEPLVLLDRGYRELAAEFAARPDDEASPTWYEPDQTVGFWVRRMAQETVVHRIDAELAVGAPIVEVPADLALDGVDEILLAFLGYAARSQPGSFADRLPAAEHRVLVTGGGRGWLVGLGPAGIAVTRADTGTGTGTGRVGADGAGTGSDGAGTNVDRAGTGADLPEVDPAAAAAGTGGTVEPDAVVSARPDDLLRWLWRRSPDEAVRITGDAAAVRRFRRVLEVVTR; from the coding sequence ATGGATCGGAAGCGTTACCTGGAGTGCCTGGCCGCGGATGAGCGGCGGCTGCGCGAGCTGGCCGGTGGTGCCGACCTCGCGACGCCGGTGCCGAGCTGTCCCGACTGGACGCTGGCCGACCTGGTCGAGCACGTCGCCCTGGTCTACCTGCACAAGGTGGAGAGCATGCGGCACGGCCGGCCCCGGCGGTGGCCACCGGCGGATGTCGAGCCCGAGCCGCTCGTCCTGCTCGACCGGGGATACCGCGAGCTGGCCGCCGAGTTCGCGGCCCGGCCGGACGACGAGGCCAGCCCCACGTGGTACGAGCCGGACCAGACCGTCGGTTTCTGGGTGCGCCGGATGGCGCAGGAGACGGTGGTGCACCGCATCGACGCCGAACTCGCGGTCGGGGCGCCGATCGTCGAGGTGCCCGCCGACCTGGCGTTGGACGGCGTCGATGAGATCCTGCTGGCCTTCCTCGGCTACGCGGCGCGCAGTCAGCCGGGAAGCTTCGCCGACCGGCTGCCGGCCGCCGAGCACCGGGTCCTGGTCACCGGCGGCGGCCGCGGCTGGCTGGTCGGGCTCGGCCCGGCGGGCATCGCCGTGACTCGGGCGGACACCGGCACCGGCACCGGCACCGGCCGCGTGGGCGCCGACGGGGCGGGCACCGGGTCCGACGGGGCGGGCACCAATGTCGACCGCGCGGGCACCGGCGCCGACCTGCCGGAGGTCGACCCGGCGGCTGCCGCGGCCGGCACCGGCGGGACCGTCGAGCCGGATGCGGTGGTGTCCGCACGCCCCGACGACCTGCTGCGTTGGCTGTGGCGGCGCTCGCCCGACGAGGCGGTCCGGATCACCGGCGATGCGGCGGCGGTACGGCGGTTCCGCCGCGTGCTGGAGGTGGTGACCCGGTGA
- the thpR gene encoding RNA 2',3'-cyclic phosphodiesterase: protein MRLFVALYPPAAALDDLAARIARLRIGTASARGVNVRVPDRHLIHITLAFLGEVADDRLPAAQEALGRAASAWRAAAGDSAPLLNLAGGGRFGRGRFSILWVGVGGETQRLRQLSTTVRRELRRARLPHDRRPFRPHLTVARPGDRLPAADVAADRAELAEYAGPAWSATEFVLVRSHLGPRPEHHRLAGWALR from the coding sequence GTGCGACTGTTCGTGGCGCTCTACCCGCCGGCCGCCGCGCTGGACGACCTGGCCGCGCGGATCGCCCGGCTGCGGATCGGGACGGCATCGGCCCGGGGAGTCAACGTCCGGGTGCCGGACCGGCACCTGATCCACATCACGCTGGCCTTCCTCGGCGAGGTCGCCGACGACCGGCTGCCCGCCGCGCAGGAGGCGCTCGGCCGGGCCGCGTCGGCCTGGCGCGCCGCCGCCGGGGATTCCGCGCCACTGCTGAACCTGGCCGGTGGCGGCCGGTTCGGCCGGGGCCGGTTCTCGATCCTCTGGGTGGGGGTGGGGGGTGAGACGCAGCGGCTACGGCAGTTGAGCACGACGGTCCGGCGCGAGCTGCGTCGGGCGCGGCTGCCGCACGATCGCCGGCCGTTCCGGCCGCATCTCACGGTGGCCCGTCCCGGCGACCGGCTTCCGGCCGCCGACGTGGCGGCCGACCGGGCGGAGCTGGCGGAGTACGCCGGCCCCGCCTGGTCGGCAACCGAGTTCGTGCTGGTCCGCAGCCATCTCGGCCCGCGGCCCGAGCACCACCGGCTCGCCGGCTGGGCGCTGCGCTGA
- a CDS encoding aldo/keto reductase gives MEYTNLGRTGLTVSRLCLGTMNFGPQTSEPDSFAIMDRALERGVNFFDTADVYGWQTGEGVTEQIIGRWFAQGGGRREKVVLATKVYGKMGDWPNEQGLSARHIVRACEDSLRRLQTDTIDLYQMHHVSRSTPWEEIWQAMETLVAQGKVLYVGSSNFAGWHLGQAQAAAQQRNFLGLVSEQCIYNLMTRHVELEVVPAAQHYGLGIIPWSPLHGGLLAGVLRKMEQGGAARSTSGRAAEGLTENRAAIEAYESFCAELGHDPADVGLAWLLARPGVTAPIIGPRTAEQLDASLGALDVRLDEKALSRLDELFPPVGKGGPGPEAWAW, from the coding sequence ATGGAGTACACCAACCTGGGCCGAACCGGCCTTACCGTCAGCCGCCTCTGCCTCGGCACCATGAACTTCGGTCCACAGACGAGCGAACCGGACAGCTTCGCCATCATGGACCGCGCGCTGGAGCGCGGCGTCAACTTCTTCGACACCGCCGACGTCTACGGGTGGCAGACCGGCGAGGGCGTCACCGAGCAGATCATCGGCCGGTGGTTCGCCCAGGGCGGCGGTCGCCGGGAGAAGGTGGTGCTGGCCACCAAGGTGTACGGCAAGATGGGCGACTGGCCCAACGAACAGGGCCTGAGCGCCCGGCACATCGTGCGGGCCTGCGAGGACTCGCTACGCCGGCTACAGACCGACACGATCGACCTGTACCAGATGCACCACGTCTCCCGGAGCACTCCCTGGGAGGAGATCTGGCAGGCGATGGAGACCCTGGTCGCGCAGGGCAAGGTGCTCTACGTCGGCTCGTCGAACTTCGCCGGCTGGCACCTCGGGCAGGCGCAGGCCGCGGCGCAACAGCGCAACTTCCTGGGCCTCGTCTCGGAGCAGTGCATCTACAACCTGATGACCCGACACGTGGAACTGGAGGTCGTACCGGCCGCCCAGCACTACGGGTTGGGCATCATCCCCTGGTCTCCGCTGCACGGCGGGCTGCTGGCCGGGGTGCTGCGCAAGATGGAGCAGGGTGGCGCCGCCCGCAGCACCAGCGGACGGGCCGCCGAAGGGCTGACCGAGAACCGCGCGGCCATCGAGGCGTACGAGAGCTTCTGCGCCGAGCTGGGCCACGACCCGGCGGACGTGGGACTGGCCTGGCTGCTCGCCCGGCCCGGGGTGACCGCGCCCATCATCGGCCCGCGGACCGCCGAGCAGCTCGACGCGTCGCTGGGTGCCCTCGACGTGCGGCTCGACGAGAAGGCGCTGAGCCGCCTGGACGAGCTTTTCCCGCCGGTCGGCAAGGGCGGACCCGGCCCGGAGGCGTGGGCCTGGTAG
- the serC gene encoding phosphoserine transaminase, which translates to MADVPSIRIPDELKPADGRFGSGPSKVRPAAVAALADVATSYLGTSHRQKTVRDQVARLRRGIAEFFDLPDGYEVVLGNGGTTAFWEVAAFGLIRDRAQLASFGEFGSKFAKSVAEAPFLGEPTVRKADPGSAPALTAEAGVDTYGTPQNETSTGVAVPIRRVPGADDGSLLLVDATSGAGGLEVDVRETDVYYFAPQKCFGSDGGLWIALMSPAALERAAEVRASRYVPAFLDLVTAIDNSRLEQTYNTPALATIFLAAEQTDWMNGQGGLGWAAKRTAESAGVLYGWAERSSVATPFVLDPALRSNVVATIDFADGVDATVLAKVLRANGIVDTEPYRKLGRNQLRIALYPAVEPADVEALTRCIDHVVERL; encoded by the coding sequence GTGGCTGACGTCCCCAGCATCCGGATCCCCGATGAGTTGAAGCCCGCCGACGGCCGCTTCGGGAGCGGGCCGTCCAAGGTCCGCCCGGCGGCCGTCGCGGCCCTCGCGGACGTGGCGACCAGCTACCTCGGGACGTCCCACCGGCAGAAGACCGTCCGCGACCAGGTGGCGCGGCTGCGGCGCGGCATCGCCGAGTTCTTCGACCTGCCCGACGGGTACGAGGTGGTGCTCGGCAACGGCGGCACCACCGCGTTCTGGGAGGTCGCCGCGTTCGGCCTGATCCGGGACCGGGCCCAGCTCGCCAGCTTCGGCGAGTTCGGCAGCAAGTTCGCCAAGTCGGTGGCGGAGGCGCCGTTCCTGGGCGAGCCGACCGTCCGCAAGGCCGACCCGGGCTCCGCGCCGGCGTTGACCGCCGAGGCCGGCGTCGACACGTACGGCACGCCGCAGAACGAGACCTCGACCGGCGTCGCCGTGCCGATCCGCCGGGTGCCGGGGGCCGACGACGGGTCGCTGCTGCTGGTCGACGCGACCTCCGGCGCCGGTGGGCTGGAGGTGGACGTCCGGGAGACCGACGTCTACTACTTCGCCCCGCAGAAGTGCTTCGGCTCCGACGGCGGCCTGTGGATCGCGCTCATGTCGCCGGCCGCGCTGGAGCGGGCCGCCGAGGTCCGGGCCAGCCGGTACGTTCCGGCCTTCCTGGATCTGGTCACCGCGATCGACAACTCGCGCCTGGAGCAGACGTACAACACCCCGGCGCTGGCCACCATCTTCCTGGCCGCCGAGCAGACCGACTGGATGAACGGCCAGGGCGGGCTGGGCTGGGCCGCCAAGCGGACCGCCGAGAGCGCCGGCGTCCTGTACGGCTGGGCCGAGCGGTCGAGCGTGGCCACCCCGTTCGTGCTGGACCCGGCGCTGCGCTCGAACGTCGTGGCGACCATCGACTTCGCCGACGGGGTGGACGCGACGGTCCTGGCCAAGGTCCTGCGCGCGAACGGGATCGTGGACACCGAGCCGTACCGCAAGCTCGGCCGCAACCAGCTGCGGATCGCCCTCTACCCGGCGGTCGAACCGGCCGACGTGGAGGCGCTGACCCGGTGCATCGACCACGTGGTCGAGCGGCTCTGA
- a CDS encoding citrate synthase 2: MSDFKPGLEGVTAFETEIAEPDKEGGALRYRGVDIEDLIGQVSFGNVWALLVDGRFGPGLPPAEPFPVPVHSGDIRVDVQSAVAMLAPYWGLDQLLDISAERAREDLARVSVTALSFVAQSARGLGLPAVPQKEIDKASTIVERFMKRWRGEPDPRHVKAVDAYFISAAEHGMNASTFTARIVASTGADAAACISSGIGALSGPLHGGAPSRVLGMIEAVERSGDAEGYVKGVLDRGERLMGFGHRVYRAEDPRARVLRRTAKELGAPRFEVAEALEKAALAELQSRRPDRVLATNVEFWSAVVLDFAEVPAHMFTSMFTCARMGGWSAHILEQKRLKRLVRPSAKYVGAAPRKPSQVPGWDAVPHDV; the protein is encoded by the coding sequence ATGTCCGACTTCAAGCCGGGGCTGGAGGGCGTAACCGCCTTCGAGACCGAGATCGCCGAGCCCGACAAGGAGGGCGGCGCGCTGCGCTACCGCGGCGTCGACATCGAGGATCTCATCGGCCAGGTCTCCTTCGGAAACGTCTGGGCGCTGCTGGTGGACGGCCGCTTCGGCCCCGGGCTGCCGCCGGCCGAACCGTTCCCGGTGCCGGTGCACTCCGGTGACATCCGGGTGGACGTGCAGTCCGCCGTCGCGATGCTGGCGCCCTACTGGGGGCTGGACCAGCTGTTGGACATCTCCGCCGAACGGGCCAGGGAGGACCTGGCGCGGGTATCCGTGACGGCGTTGTCGTTCGTGGCACAGTCCGCCCGCGGGCTCGGCCTGCCGGCCGTGCCGCAGAAGGAGATCGACAAGGCGTCGACGATCGTCGAGCGGTTCATGAAGCGCTGGCGCGGGGAACCGGACCCGCGGCACGTCAAGGCGGTCGACGCGTACTTCATCTCGGCGGCCGAGCACGGCATGAACGCCTCGACGTTCACCGCCCGGATCGTGGCCTCGACCGGCGCGGACGCCGCGGCCTGCATCTCCTCCGGGATCGGGGCGCTGTCCGGGCCGCTGCACGGCGGCGCGCCGTCCCGGGTGCTCGGCATGATCGAGGCGGTGGAGCGCAGCGGCGACGCGGAGGGCTACGTCAAGGGCGTGCTGGACCGCGGCGAGCGGCTGATGGGCTTCGGGCACCGGGTCTACCGGGCCGAGGACCCGCGGGCCCGGGTGCTCCGGCGGACCGCCAAGGAACTCGGCGCGCCCCGCTTCGAGGTGGCCGAGGCGCTGGAGAAGGCGGCGCTGGCCGAGTTGCAGTCCCGCCGCCCCGACCGGGTCCTGGCCACCAACGTCGAGTTCTGGTCGGCGGTCGTGCTCGACTTCGCCGAGGTGCCGGCGCACATGTTCACCTCGATGTTCACCTGCGCCCGGATGGGCGGGTGGAGCGCGCACATCCTCGAACAGAAGCGGCTCAAGCGGCTGGTCCGCCCGTCGGCGAAGTACGTGGGCGCCGCCCCCCGCAAGCCGAGCCAGGTGCCGGGCTGGGACGCCGTCCCGCACGACGTCTGA
- the pdxH gene encoding pyridoxamine 5'-phosphate oxidase produces MRREYAGRGLRRADLAADWRTQFGSWFADAVDAALPEPNAMIFATADAAGRPSTRTVLLKEYDERGLVLYTNYGSRKGTEARANPHGSLLFPWFPMRRQVVFCGRIERVDRAETEAYFARRPRGSQLGAWASAQSTVLPDRAALDEAYRSVAARFGPDDPIPPPPHWGGLRLVPETVEFWQGRASRLHDRLRYRRTAPDGWVVERLAP; encoded by the coding sequence ATGCGCCGGGAGTACGCCGGCCGCGGCCTGCGTCGCGCCGATCTGGCCGCCGACTGGCGTACCCAGTTCGGGAGCTGGTTCGCCGACGCGGTGGACGCGGCGCTGCCGGAGCCGAACGCAATGATCTTCGCCACGGCCGACGCCGCCGGCCGACCCAGCACCCGGACCGTGCTGCTGAAGGAGTACGACGAGCGCGGGCTGGTGCTGTACACCAACTACGGGTCGCGCAAGGGCACCGAGGCGCGGGCCAATCCGCACGGCAGTCTGCTCTTCCCGTGGTTTCCCATGCGGCGGCAGGTGGTGTTCTGCGGCCGGATCGAGCGGGTGGACCGGGCCGAGACCGAGGCGTACTTCGCCCGCCGGCCGCGCGGCTCCCAACTCGGTGCCTGGGCCAGCGCCCAGTCCACGGTGCTGCCGGACCGGGCCGCGCTGGACGAGGCGTACCGGTCGGTGGCGGCGCGGTTCGGGCCGGACGACCCGATCCCGCCGCCGCCGCACTGGGGTGGGCTGCGGCTCGTGCCCGAGACGGTGGAGTTCTGGCAGGGCCGGGCCAGCCGCCTGCACGATCGACTGCGCTACCGGCGGACCGCACCGGACGGCTGGGTCGTCGAACGGCTGGCGCCGTGA